The DNA sequence GTCAGTACCGGGCTCAGAGGGCACAGTGCGCCACCTCCAAACAACGGGGCAGCAGGTTTCCGCAACACCCAGATCAGGTGCCTGACATCACTTTTGGAGTCagaaacaggtgagaaaaacCCATAATGATGAAGTGATGTCTGATTGATACTAACGACCAATTAGTGAACGATCGATCGATGTCTCCATCAGGCCGTCGTCTCCAATCTCAGGCCTCCTGTCTCATCAGTATGCTCAGCGCTGGCTGGATGATCAGCTGAGCAAGAATCAAACTGGCAACTGCAAACACAAGGTAAGAGAGGGAGAAGCTCAAACATCCACAGCCTGCTCattgagtgtgagtgtgagtgcatgtgtgtgtgtgttgtcttcaTATTGTGAATTTTTGTGTGCAGATTAAACCAGGTAGTATTACAGAAACCAGGACCAGCCTCCTGAGGAGGAGCAAATCTCTGCCAGTTATAGAAAGACGACCTAAACCAGCCCATTTCGCACAGGTAACACACACCTGTATATATACTCGTATACCTGCACAATGCCAAACTTGTTCAGCAAGCTTTGGGAAGATCAGCCTGGTAGTTTTTGGATAATATTCTGACAAacacattaatattaattaatttcttgcttaatttcagcttttgtttgttgttgcttcACCATGTGAAGTTGGTGTCTTTACAGTAACACAGACTGGACCAGAGTTTTCTGTCTGAACTGCCACCTGAACAAACTCATGCTCTCTGCTCCGCTCTGTCTGCAGGTGGGTCCGGCTCTCGACACTTTCAGGGACCAGGAGGCTCGTCTGAGGGCGTTCAGGGGTCGTCACTCAGATTCTCAATCCAGGACTCAGCATTCAGTTCTGGGGACGGACTGTCGTGAAGAGCCTGAGCAGAAAATGGACTGAACCACTCTGAGGATATTTTAgtgtgtttaatatttttattgaaagtttgcattacaaaaatacaaatgtacAGAAATTACACAtgagaaaagtaagaaaaaatatagtaataatagttaataataataataaaaaaaagaaagaaaaacccaccccataataataaacaaaccCAGTCCTCACTGTCATTTAAGTATTGTGCAAAAAACGCAAAGCAGTATATGCTGCTGTATACCTGATCGACCAGTGTCTCTAAAAACCCTCTATTCCTGAACCTGCTTTGAGGCttgattaaagaaaagaaggaaagattTCCAGGTCTGGTAAAATTTGTTTTCCGAGCCACACATCTaattttctccagttttaaaTTGGATAATACATCCTAATCCAGTGTGTTACTGTGGGTGGGGCAGTGTCCCTCCACTGCAGAAGGATCAGGCAGTGCGCCAGCAAAGTTGAAAAGGCAATCACTTTGTGTCCCCCCAACAGGTAATCCCAACCCCTCAGGGACAACCCCAAACAGCAACATAGTTGGATCTGAGGTCATTTTAACTGTAAAAACTGTAGAAAGGGCTTCACAAACACCTCCCcaaaagtcttgtattttaGGACAAAGTCAGAACGTGTGAATCAGAGTGGCTTCCTCACATTTACATTCATCACAGGTTGGAGCTTCTCCTGGATACATCTCAGCCAATCTGGATTTGTGAAGGTGCACCCGGTGAACCTTCCGGTGA is a window from the Archocentrus centrarchus isolate MPI-CPG fArcCen1 unplaced genomic scaffold, fArcCen1 scaffold_26_ctg1, whole genome shotgun sequence genome containing:
- the cfap77 gene encoding cilia- and flagella-associated protein 77, with amino-acid sequence MSSSPRVGVVRRSMLNDPLLIKAPLGRSRSRGLAIPDLGFTFGVSSNSLRDGGVAEALSSWNVQPQQEESAVQVPDFVSLNREAVKSGMVKPKELSQYRAQRAQCATSKQRGSRFPQHPDQVPDITFGVRNRPSSPISGLLSHQYAQRWLDDQLSKNQTGNCKHKIKPGSITETRTSLLRRSKSLPVIERRPKPAHFAQVGPALDTFRDQEARLRAFRGRHSDSQSRTQHSVLGTDCREEPEQKMD